A segment of the Elaeis guineensis isolate ETL-2024a chromosome 6, EG11, whole genome shotgun sequence genome:
TAACAtggatttcaaatttcaaaacaacttttctttaataatttatagttcattgctctattttttttaattattacgtGAAATATCATGTTAGGGccatgttatattttatttttttataatatttgaaCAATTTAACCTCaagaaatttaatgtatatgtaaATATCTAGTACGGTTGATAAATCCTTCATTCTGTTTAATGAAAACACCCAGTGTGACTGTGGACATGGGGTTATGTGCCTCATGTGAAACTCAAATCTTATAGATACATGATTATGATTCAAGTTAGTTATTTGCTACAGAGACATGATTATATTCATTTTGAAACCAATCTTAAAACTAAATTACTATAGGGTCTCGTGGTAGTTAGAATGTTTAAATGTTGAGAACAGGAtcagatgcttcacctaagttggAAGGATCCTGCAGCAAACAATAGCATTTGGTGATTCATTGACCTGTGCTCTGTCTAAATTATGTTAGTGATGTCTTACAGTGCTACAGTTAGAAGGTTCTTTCTCCATAACAAtgaggattttaaaaaaaataaaaaatctatctgCATGAAGAATCTATGAGTGAAGTCATGCAGCATGCTTTCCGATTTAGTGAAAATTCAAGAAGAAAGCATGATGAAATGAGCTTTGATGGTCATAATTTGTAAGTTGAAGAGATAATTTTTCTGCTTTTTTCCTTCATCTTTACCTTGGAGGTTTTTGCAAGGGTTCAATCAAATGATAATATATCTGCATGTTTCCTTCGTTATTAGTGATATCCAAAAGGATGATTGGTAAAAGGATATATAATGAATCTGTTGATCCTTGAGAAGTCACTGGACTTGTGTAGCATTCTGGAAACATGTTATATAATTGGCCAGATCTAGCCAATTTCTTCCCTATTTTAGGTGTTGTTCCAGTTGCTACCTCTCTAAGATTGGATCTGCTTGTGCATCAAATTGGATCTGATTTTGCCgtgtttttttctttctttcctcttagcTATTTGCAGACTTATCATCAGGTCTTTCCCTTTTTGTGGTGGCTTAGTTAAGTCAATGCCATGCATCCTTCTTCATTTCGTAATCCTTCTTCTTTCCTGTGAGCAAGCTATGCTCTGATCCTGTTACCAATGATGACATATCTTCTCCTCAGCCATCTAGTCCATACCTGCATGGAGAACTGGAAACTTCATTCCTCTTGTGTATGTATAGAAACCTAGAATTCTTCTTGCTGCCACTTGTTCAGCATGAAAACAAGGAACATTCGATTCTCTTTCTTGTCATATAATGTATCTATTACCATATCGTTGCATTTCTGCAGGTAGAGAGACAACTTTGCTGGTCCTATTTGCAAATTAGTTTGGAGTCcagctggtagttagaattatgTGCGAAGTAATATCACTGCCTGTAAAATTCTGCTGGTCCTATTTGCAGATTAGTTTGAAGTCTAGCTGGTAGTTAGAACTATGTGCTAAGTAATATCACTGCCTGTAAAATGCTAGGTAACATGTTTTCATGATATGTTCACTAACATGTCCTTTAACTTCATGTGCTGAGAGTTTGCACATACTAATGGTACAGTTCTCCTGTTCCATAGCAGCTGTGTATGAACACATATTCAGTTGGTGGACCAAGTACTTTTAAATTTGATGACCTATTCTCTTGTATGCTACAAATTTAATCAGTGATTGTTTTAAGTAATATCATTGCAGGATTGTTGTGTTATAGTTCTCACTCTTCCAACTTGTACTCTCAAGATAATTGCATGCTTATACAAGATACCTACATGTGTTAACCAATATTTCATTTTGATTCAAGAGTCGAACTTTCTTTGCTACGAAGAGACAAAATTTGAAATGTGATTCATGTGACACTCAAATTCTTACAATATTTTGCTGACCAATTGCTATGGTGCTTTGATTTTTGTAAATGATATTCAACGCAATAAATTGGTTAATGGTTTCCTATAGGACTTGTATGCTCATTTAGTAGGGAGGTTAAGGATGTATAGGTAATGGTATTGATGTGGGCAGTCCCTGAGTTGCGGGTGAAATCATTTTGTCTACATCAATCTGTAGTTTCATCCTCCAGATAGATGATACCACTTGGCTGTATTCTATTCATACAATTTTCAGGATTTCGACTAACTACTCTGTGAAATgtctaaattatctttttttttttttttcatatacagGAATGCAGCTGTCAGTATATATACTGCCTCACTATCCAGCAGCTTTTGAGATGTAAGAACGGGACACGTCTTGGTGAAATTTTAATTGTAGGATTTTATGGTTTAAATGATAAACCCTATTACAGCTGTCTTATTTAGCACACCTTGTGGTGACATTTCAAGTGATGGATTTTGTAGTTTAAATAAGAAAACTTATCACAACTATATTATTTTAGCACATGTTTTGGTGAATTCCAAATTTGGGATTTGTAGTTTCAATGAGAAGGCCATATTACAACTGTCTTATTTTAGCATGCAATAACATATCTATTTTGACAGCAACATTTTTCCCTCTCAAATGAAGTCACCAATTGGTATAAATTGCCTTACATCTGAATATGAGCTGCCATAGATCATTGTATTTCTTTAAAAAACAAGGAAGGTTTTTGTTCTGATCATGTGATTGCTGATAAGGCGAAGGAAGAAGCATGGCCATGGGTGCCCCATATGATGTTTTCTACCAATATTAGAAACATGCAACAACGTGGTAGACAGGCATTTATGCAGCCCATTATGCAATCCATCGTTTGTGAATATTAACTATCTAATATTCTAGTATCGTTTGATGGCACTCAACTGCATCCAGGAAAGTTGGACATTGCAGGTTTTATACAATTTGTAGAATTTATATTTTGGAGCTGCAGTGCCCTCTTTTCTATAAATCTTTGAACTTCCCTACGTTCAAGTTATTTCCTTTGCACTGCATGGCAAATCTCACTCATGTTGCGAGGCATATGATCATTTATGTGGAGCATGTGCTGGACTCTTGTCGGCTGCCAACCTATTCAGGTTTCTTGCGCTACATtaggcatttatttttttattattttttaggaaATCAGGAGCTCGTGTATGAAGGCAAACGTGCCCTCGACCGGGAAGGGCATTACAGAAAAGTGAGTTGCATGAGGATATGCGAGGAAACTCTTTCTCGGCAATTATATTGTAGCTTTTAGCCATTCTTGGTTACATGCTATTTGTTTAACTAAACACCATCTGATCAGCCGACTCTTCTTTATGATCAATCCTTTTAACCGGAAAAGATGAAGTTATGTCTCTTTGGGCACATGGCTCCAACCAAGGTTGTAAAGGCATTGCTAAACCTCATGGACGGTACTGCTATGGTTCTTAAGAAGTCGACATTTCTGTTAACAGTTGGATTGGCATAGCAACTTTAAGCACCGTAAGAAAGCTTATATGAAAACAAATATTTATGAAAACAAAAGTTAGTACATAGAGTATGTTTGTTTCGCAAACAGTattggaatcggaatcagaatggattATAATGATTATATCTTTAACTAGTTTGATTCATGAACAAAATCGGAACGAGATTTGAATACTAGAAGAGAGTAGGAAGTGAGTTTGAAGGATTAGAGTACTCACATTCCTTTCTGGAATCAAAAGAGAAATGAGACCTTCCCCAACTAAATCTTTGGAAAGAAAGTTACTTATTTCCATTCTAAAGTCCAGCTTCCTCCAACCAAACATATCCCTGATATTCAGCAAACTAATATCATGTCTCAATGTTTCAAGTAACCCAGTTGAGAAAAGACCGAAATACCGAGCAGCTGTTGCTAAAGATGGACAAACCCATTAACAATGAAATTAAAGAACAAGAATGATTATATTAGAAGACGCAACTTGGTGTAGGGATCAGCTACCGTGCTGAACTGAGTAAGCTGCCAGGCTACTCCAGGGATCTTCACAAATCAGTTACAAAATCACTTCAAACTAAATGGAAAAAATGAAAGCACAATGCAATTGTGCTGAGATTTCGggagaaaaaaaaagtttatccccATATTCCCTGAAGTTAAAACAAAAGCTGTGATAGACATAGTATGCATTATCATAAGTCAGATACTAGCCATTTATCATCTTACATGTCATCATCCATGTTTCTAGCAATGAAACACATGATGTACCTCCATGTCATTCAGATAGTTCCTAATTATTGACAGATAATACTATTTTTTATGTGCACTGTGTCctcttttcaattctttatacCAAGAAATGAATGTTTGTTTCCTATATTAATTGATGTAATCATCAAAAAAACATCAAAACAAATTTTTTTCTGCATAAATTGGAGTATATAGTTAAATAATACAGAGACATAAGATGATACGAGAGTTAAACAAGGCAATGTATATTTCGCAGGCTCACCATGAGTCTGTTGTTGACTGAATATCTTCAATCCAGCTGCACCCTGGCTTTTTTGCCACTCCATTCCTTTGCATCCGGTCCCTTAGACTTGATGCTTCTTCCCACTTACCATCAGCAGCAATTATATTGGATAAGAGAACATATATTGTTGGATTCTCTGGTTCGGTTTCCAGAAGAAACTTAGCAGCAATTCTTCCCAGCCTTGCATTACCATGAGTGCTACAAGCGCTAAGCAATGCCCACCAGATGTGAGAATCAACTCTGCAAGGCATACTGTTTATTAGTCTTTCTGCCTCCTCTAGATACCCTGCTCGGCCTAAAAGATCAATAATACAAGAGTAGTGATCTACTCCAGGCTCTATCCCATAGTCTTGAACCATAGAAGTGAAGATAACACGGCCCTCTTCAACCAAACCAGCATGGCTACAAGCAGAAAGAACAGAAGTAAAGGTGGCATTATCAGGTATAATTCCTGATTTTTGCATCATTTTAAAGTAGTGAATGGCTTCATGTCCATCTCCATTCTGTGCATAAGCAGAAATTATGACATTCCAAGAAACAATATCTCTTTGCAACATCCCATCAAAAACTTTAGAACCGTAATCCAATTCCCCACACTTTCCATACATTGTAACAAGGGAGTTCATTAATAATGTGTCACACTTGGTAACATCTCTAAGAATGTAAGCATGAACCTCCTTTCCATGTTTACGAGCTGGCATGGTGGCACAAGTGCTTAACACAGTGCTCAAAGTGTAGGAATTTGGCATTAATCTTGACTTAATTAGGGCTGAAAATATTTCTAGGCTCCTTACTGGAAACCCACTCAGCACATATCCTGATATAATTGAATTCCAGGAGATTATATTCCTGGATGGCATCTCGTTAAAGACTGATAAGAACTTGCAATCTCTCCACATTTGGCATATGCTGATATTATGGCATTACAATCTTCAGTACTTGTGATGAAGCCATTCTTAATGACTAGTGCTTGAATCATCTTGACATCGGCTGCAATCCTCGAGCAAGCTAATAAGCTCCCGTAGGTGAACTCATCTGGCTCAATTCCAGCCTTCTGCATTTGATGATATACTCCAACAGCCGGCTCATAACATTCTCCTGACTATAACCTGTAATTAAAGCATTCCATGAAACAATATCCTTCTCATGGATCATCTCAAAAGCTTGTTCAGCACTGACTAGATCTCCACAGTTGGAATACATAGTTACCACAGCATTAGCTACTAAAACAGAATCTTCAAGACCCATTCTAATGACCTGAGCATGGACTTGAGTCCCGATTTCCCTCGACAAACAAGCACTTAAAACACTTGCGAAGGTCAATTCAGTTGGCAACAAAAACTTTCTTTCTTCATCTCTTTAAATACCATTAAAGCCTCCACATCTCTTCCCAACCTCACCAACCCTGCTATAAGAGCATTATAAGTGATCTCATCACGTACCATGGCTTCTCCAAACACCTCCCAAGCATCCATAACCAAACCGCAATCAAAATACATTGTTACGAGAGCATTGATCACTGAAACCCTGAGCTCCAAAATCCCAGTTTTTATAACCATCGAATGCAACTGCCTCCCCAGACTCACCAGCTCTGGCGAACCACACAACCCATGACGCTAGCAAAGGTGTACTTGTCAAGCCCGACACCCAATCGGTGCATTCTGAGAAACATTTTAAGAGCAAACTCTTCGTAGCCATGATGAACAAAGCCCGTTATCATGGCGTTCCACGCTGCGGTGTTTCTTTTGGGCATTCCATCGAACAGCTGGACAGCCTCCTGAAACGACCGGCCTTGGCGTATGCCGATATAAGAGTGGTATAAGAGTAGACGTCGGGGTTGGGAATGGCGCCGAACAGGTGGCGAGTGGGGTCGGGACCGTGGATGTTGGCGTAGAAGGAGAGAAGGGAGTTGGCGACGTGGGTGAAGGAGAGGAGGGCGGAGCGGAGGGCGAGGGAGTGGAGCTGGGCACCGCGGTGGCGGCGCGGAGGCGGGCGCAAGCGGCGAGGGCGGACGCGAGGGAGTAGTGGTCGGGGGAAATGTCGTAGGAGGCGTGGATATGGGAGAAGAGGCAGAGGGCTTGGGAGCAGCGGTGGGAGCGGGTGAGTTTGGAGAGGAGTGCGTTGAGGGTGATGAGGAGTTGGGTGGGATTTTGAGTTAGATTACTGGGAAGGGTAGCAAGCATTGGAATGAGCATGTTGGACACTTCATCAACTGAAAAAATTGTTAGGACAGAACTTCTTCCTGGAGCAATGTTATATGGACACCAAGGTTATCATCTGGACTAAAATATCACCTGGCATAGACTCTTAGTGAGAACCTTATTGAATATAATGAAAATATTGACCTTATAATAATATATTCATTTTATTTTGTTATCTTATTATGGATTATTAGTTATTAATTATTAATGTATCCGAGAATTTTCCAATATCTAGATTGGCATCTTTGCTTAGACGGCTATTTCTTGACTATGTTCATCAACACTAAGATACACCGATATTTCTTTCTATATCAGCATTATTCATCCATTGAAtaattgagatatttttttttttggtaacagagataaaatttttagaagaacGAGATAGGCACTAAAAAAAGAAGAATTATTCCAAAAACACCTCGGATCGCCAATGGGAATGTTATGATGTTAAAACTTCCTTTCATTagtgaaatttttaaatttcagtaTTTTGCTACTAAAGGAGAATGTTatgtttttatttcttttactcAACAATCTCAACTAATTTACATATGCTAGTATTGACTCATAGCTAAATGTATGATACCCAACTATAAACTGGAAAAGGTTGCTATATTGTAGGATCACTTGGAGCAACAATATTTACTTGGTACCCATTCACATAAGGATATCAGCGTGAGGCTGCTATCAATTATATTACTTTTAAGGCAACACCTAACAAATTGTAAAATGACAATTAATTTTATTCTATTTCTATGAAAAAAACTAAGGAAAAACTGAATATCTAGTATAATATTAGCATACAAACGAGTAATTTCTTTCCACAAATTAGTAAATTTGGTTTCcagaaaaatatgaatgaatcCACTCTCATCCCTTGAAAATTGTATTTTGAATATGGAAAGATTCATCTAATAAACAAGTAGATAAAAGGATTTGTTTAAAagtattaaaaaaagaaaaccataaccacaGCTCTCTAGCCTTTTCCCACCTTGACTTTATAAATCCTCATTCATCAAAAATTCCTGTTTGGAACATCTCTGATGTCATTCTACAGAGAAAGTGCTTGCATTCGAGTGTGCAAATACTATGCATTTATTGACATATTTTTAAGACCATTATTAACCGGATGTCAactctgtcttcttcatcaggacTTCCGGCTTGCTATAGCagtgtttttaaaaaaaaatagtaaatttgaaatttaatatcAAAGGGATACAATATAATGTttcataaataaagaaaaaagaaaaatacgtATATTGTATAAGCTTGAAATTTGACATGTGCTTCAAACATTCTCACAGATATTCCTTTCTAGTAGAAATTGACATTAGAGTGAAGGTAAGCTATGACTtgtgagatatatatatatatatatatatttcttcccCTTAATCCAAGAGGAAAAACCATTTATAGTTATACTTTTAAATCTCATCCAGAAACATTTTAGCAAGAACTCCAGAACCTGTTAATCCTTGACGTGGTGTCATACTTGTAAGGCATAAGCCAACAAATTCTGCAGCAAATATTCAATTCTATGATTCGTAACTTGGTATTTCTAGCAGTTAGCAAGAGCTCTGTATCCTTGCTATTTTCACATGCTATCAGTTAGGACAGCCATAATTGTTCTTACCAGAGGGGAAAAAGGAATATTTGTAAACATCTATCCTATTGAACATTCCTTCATCAATATCTGTTGGCAGTAACTAGTATATCTATTTTGAGGTGTTGGATGACAGTGTAGTGGAATTTGCAGGTTGAACAAATACAGAGCACACGAATTTTGCATCATGGAACAGCTAGATTAtgctaagaaaaaaaaaacagaagcaTTATTTTTGACAAAAACATGTCAAAAGCATTTGATTTTCAGGTATAGTGACCCATGATACGACTGGATTCAAACCAGCTACTCAACTGAGGTAAGAGCTCAACATAGCAAGAGTATTCCAATTTGAGGTGAAAACAAGGCCAAAACTGTCTTCCACAAGTTCTCATGCCAAAATATTCATATCTTACATAATTTACAATTCAAGTGCTTTGCTGAATAGCTGGGATCATGTCCTGGCATTATTCATTCTAGTAAATTAAAGTTTTCATGATTTCTGGTGCAACAATCGACATAAACATTAAGTTTATGCCATCATTCTAGTTTCAGTTTTTTGGAAACTACTACATTGACAATTCTCATCCCAAGAGACCTGTAAAAGAGCAAAAAGTGCACTTTCTAATGTTTCTTGCAACTCTCATCCAAATTCCTCTAGTCCATGCCTCTGCTTTTAAATCCTTCAGCTTCATAGCACTCAACTGAGTATTTCAATCTACATTCAAACGGAGTTtcaaagaagggaaaaaaaatgaTATTCTAGGTGTGATGGACATTTCAGCCAGTAGCTATTCTCAGCTCAATCAGTTCAAGTATGAATAAGAATTCTTCTGTCAAGTATTTCTCAGAAGTCATGCCCAAGGCCATTCACATGAAAAACACACCCTTGTCCATTAAAATCCAATGCGCTACAGTTAAAAGAACCGTTTTTCCAGCAAATCAGTGTATTGTGAAATGCACCCCCCACTTGCACTTAATCCAACTTCGATCCAAATATCCCGAAAGAAACCAGCAAATGTGGAAAATCGTCTTGATCCTGAAACTCCCTTCTTACTTGATTTATGAATGGAAATTAATTACAAATTAATGAACTTTATTACACAAATCGAGAAATTAGATGCTTGTAGTGGCATCATAGGCTTAAGCCCCACCTTCAGCATCTCATCATGAAGATTCATGGCCTTCCTCATCTCCTTTTCACGACAAAGTGCGGTTATCATAATTACAAAACTATGACTACTTAACACATTTTCTCTCGCATATAGTCAAAAACTTGATGGTTTGttcaatcctccttccctcaaaCAATGCTTTAAGAAGTAAGTGATAAGATTTTACATCGAAACATCCACCTAATTTCTTCATCTTCATGCAGTCCAATCACAGAATCAAGAAGCCCTTGCTGCAATAATGCTCCACAAAGTGCAACAACAAGAAGCATCAAGCGAAATACCCTTCTCAAGAGCAAGATCCAAAAGCTCACTAGCTTCTTTCCACCTACCTTACTACACTGAGCAGCTATGTACTTCGAAAGGTCAGCAACATTAGGCACAAAACCACCTCCTCCAATCACATCCCTGAGTACTCCATCGACGTCCTCCGATGGCTCTCCCTTACAAATCCCACTCAGGAACTCAACGCAGCATTTGGGATTCACTGAAACACCCTCTTTTGACATAACCTATACATTCTCATCGCTTCTTCCACTCTTCCTTCCTTGGATAATGCCCTCAGCATACACAAGTATAAATCCTTCTCCAATTTAATCTTTTTCTCCTGAGCTCTCTCAAAGAACATCTCTGCTGCATATGTCTTCCCCTGCACACAAAGCCTTCTGATAACCCAATCATAATCCAAGACCGGGACGGTCGGCAACAATTCTCTCACCACCATTTCTCTCAGCATCGAATCGATGACTCCAACATCCCCAAATTTACATCCACCATCAAGAATCGAGCTATAAGTACCAAAGCTCGGCCTCAGGTTCCCCTTATACATCTCATTCAATAGGCCAATGGCAGCTCCAAACTCCCTTCTCCTACAGTAACAGTCTATAACCAAATCATAAGCCGAGGAACCGCAATAACCCAAACGCAGCAACCCAACAACCCTCTCAAGCTTCCCTTCCTTGCAAAGAAGCTTAGCAAGAAGAGCCCACGTTTTAGAATCCGGCAAAGTCCCAGTCCTGACGACGGCAGCATAATAACACCACGCTGTTCGGATCCTATCGGCAGAGGACAATGCATCGAGCAGCGCATTGCAGCCGCTGGTCGACGCCTGACACCCCAAAACCctaatttttctaaaaatttccAAGCCATTCACAATGGATCCCAGATTAGCATAAGATTCAAGAACGAAACTGAGAACCCTAGATTGGGAACCTGAGAGGTGGAGGCGCGGAGAATGGACTCGAGCACCGCTGAAAAGGCTCCGATCGGAGAAGCGGATCGAGGAGGTGCTTCGCGGGATAGAGGATGTCGGAATCGACGAGGATTTGGACCATCTTGGAGAGGGATCGAAGGTCGGGGTGGAACCCTAGGTTGGATTTGGCCCAATTGAAGAAGCGGAGGGAGATCTCGGGCTGGGATTGGGTTCCGGTGAGGATTTGGAGGAAGAGATTGGAGGCGAGGGGGGTGGGGAGAGAGGGTTTGGATCGGAGGAGAGGGGTCCAGTCCTTGCGCTGGAGGAGGAGGGAGGAGATTTGGGAGGCGAGGGCTCGCTGGCGGAATTGGTTGCGCCATTTGAGGGAGGTCGGGAGAGTGGAGACGGCGGAGGTGAGGGGTCTGACGAGCATTTGACGCGGGAAAGATGTAGCTGCCTTCCATCGGAAAGCACAAGGAATGGTAACAATAAGATGGTTTCCAGTAGCCTTAACATTTTTTGTGAATTAACACGCTAGctgttatataattaatattttgtcAGAACATGATGTTTGATATGTTCATTGTtcatctaataatatcatttttataatcagattataagactggcttaaaaatatttttttaagaagttTTAAAGAAAAAACATCATTATATTTCATTATTAATTTTTGTTTTCTTATTATAATAACAGCTACAACTACTAATACATTATTTCCAAATATAATAGACCGAAGCTAAGTAAATAAGAGTTAGGGCATTGTTATTTGGGAAACAGAACATATAATGAGCAATGCTAGTTGTGAGAGGGTATTAACTTGGTGAAGCTTTACACATCTCTCAAAAATTTACTCTTAATagatattcatatttttattgtatatataataataaatctagAGACAACATATAAAttcttatattttttgaaaattatggtCATTCTTATGTGCATGATTGATAGAGTAGATTATGATTATCATCACTGGATGTTTGTGACTAATGACTGCCTCAAGATTTGCATGTGTTCTACTCTTTTAAATTTATGAACCGCTCTCATATAACAAAGAATAAATTAGTTGTTAGGAGAACTTAAAATATTTATCTTAATCAATCTATGAGCATTTTAATATCTCTCTTAAGGATCTATTAGCGAGTATTTAGAATGGTAGGGGTCTCTATGTGTCTATTTCTCACAATTATTAGTTGTCACCAATCCTAACCTCCACCTAAGAGAACTCCTTTTCATCTCCTTTTTATCTACAATTAGAGAACCCCGCCCATGGTGGTGTCCAGGCCTCCTTGTTTTATGTAAGTGGGTTGGGATCTGGGAAACGAGATGACATCGCACTGCACTCTGCAGAGGCTGTGCAGTGGTCGCACTTGAGACGTGACATGAAATAAGTTGGGACTGTAGATGATTTGGgttcagatttaaaattttgataggatttcaatcaaaaaaaaaaaaaggaaaagaattgaTAGGTATAGCAAGGTGAAAAGTGGCAGGCCTAATTTTTCTATACCCTCACTTTTTTCTTCTATGCTACACAAGACTGTAGAgagattttttaaatttctccTTGTCCTTAGGAGGCAAAATTTGATGGAAGTATAAATTTTCAACCACTAAGATATTTTACTGATATACCAACAAGCAATTTTAATTGTTATACTACTACAATTTCAAGTGGGTGAAGCACTCATTGTCATTTTGATAATCCAATCTGATTGGTATTATTATATAGAAGAATGAATTTAAGTGCCTGGACTGTTAATGTAAATCGTAGGTAGGCTATAAGTGATTACATGAAGTAggaaaaaatttttgtttaaaGCTTAAAATGGGAACAAATAAAAGAAATCCCAGTAAAACATTC
Coding sequences within it:
- the LOC140858776 gene encoding pentatricopeptide repeat-containing protein At4g21170-like, with the protein product MLVRPLTSAVSTLPTSLKWRNQFRQRALASQISSLLLQRKDWTPLLRSKPSLPTPLASNLFLQILTGTQSQPEISLRFFNWAKSNLGFHPDLRSLSKMVQILVDSDILYPAKHLLDPLLRSEPFQRCSSPFSAPPPLRKIRVLGCQASTSGCNALLDALSSADRIRTAWCYYAAVVRTGTLPDSKTWALLAKLLCKEGKLERVVGLLRLGYCGSSAYDLVIDCYCRRREFGAAIGLLNEMYKGNLRPSFGTYSSILDGGCKFGDVGVIDSMLREMVVRELLPTVPVLDYDWVIRRLCVQGKTYAAEMFFERAQEKKIKLEKDLYLCMLRALSKEGRGEPSEDVDGVLRDVIGGGGFVPNVADLSKYIAAQCSKVGGKKLVSFWILLLRRVFRLMLLVVALCGALLQQGLLDSVIGLHEDEEIRWMFRCKILSLTS
- the LOC140858775 gene encoding pentatricopeptide repeat-containing protein At3g49740-like is translated as MLIPMLATLPSNLTQNPTQLLITLNALLSKLTRSHRCSQALCLFSHIHASYDISPDHYSLASALAACARLRAATAVPSSTPSPSAPPSSPSPTSPTPFSPSTPTSTEAVQLFDGMPKRNTAAWNAMITGFVHHGYEEFALKMFLRMHRLGVGLDKYTFASVMGCVVRQSWVSVINALVTMYFDCGLVMDAWEVFGEAMVRDEITYNALIAGLVRLGRDVEALMVIRMGLEDSVLVANAVVTMYSNCGDLVSAEQAFEMIHEKDIVSWNALITGYVLSGFPVRSLEIFSALIKSRLMPNSYTLSTVLSTCATMPARKHGKEVHAYILRDVTKCDTLLMNSLVTMYGKCGELDYGSKVFDGMLQRDIVSWNVIISAYAQNGDGHEAIHYFKMMQKSGIIPDNATFTSVLSACSHAGLVEEGRVIFTSMVQDYGIEPGVDHYSCIIDLLGRAGYLEEAERLINSMPCRVDSHIWWALLSACSTHGNARLGRIAAKFLLETEPENPTIYVLLSNIIAADGKWEEASSLRDRMQRNGVAKKPGCSWIEDIQSTTDSW